The Corynebacterium suranareeae genome window below encodes:
- a CDS encoding ECF transporter S component: MISTVSNAISLKPKTFFTLSFLAVLSIVIFFWPLVVNPESFLSDKAQAPLYIAIVIPLVLAAVIAEISENGFDVKAVAMLGVLTAIVAVVRPFGAGAAGFEAVFFVLILGGRAFGPGFGFILGNTGLFASALLTAGIGPWLPYQMLAAAWVSFGAGLLPQIRGKKEILILVVYATIASLGYGTMMNMSFWPYAIGVSTGLSFTPGAPILENLHTFVLFCLTTSMGWDLGRAFFTSVLLLLTAKPVLGALRRASRRAAFGIERDFGA, from the coding sequence ATGATCAGCACTGTCTCTAATGCCATTTCCCTTAAGCCGAAAACCTTTTTCACCTTAAGTTTTCTTGCGGTTTTAAGCATCGTGATCTTTTTCTGGCCACTTGTGGTGAATCCAGAGTCATTTCTCTCCGATAAAGCCCAAGCACCGCTTTACATCGCCATTGTCATCCCACTCGTGCTTGCCGCAGTGATCGCAGAAATCAGCGAAAACGGTTTCGACGTCAAAGCCGTAGCCATGCTCGGTGTTCTAACAGCAATAGTCGCCGTGGTACGTCCTTTTGGTGCAGGTGCCGCAGGTTTTGAAGCAGTATTTTTTGTCCTCATCCTCGGCGGACGAGCCTTCGGCCCGGGCTTCGGATTCATCCTCGGCAACACTGGCCTGTTCGCATCTGCCCTACTCACCGCAGGAATCGGCCCCTGGCTCCCCTACCAAATGCTCGCCGCCGCCTGGGTCAGCTTCGGTGCCGGACTCCTCCCCCAAATTCGAGGTAAAAAAGAAATACTCATCCTCGTCGTCTACGCCACCATCGCGTCGCTCGGCTACGGCACCATGATGAACATGAGCTTTTGGCCCTACGCCATCGGCGTATCCACCGGCCTGTCCTTTACCCCCGGCGCGCCCATTCTGGAAAACTTGCACACCTTCGTGCTGTTCTGCCTGACCACTTCAATGGGGTGGGATCTAGGGCGCGCGTTTTTCACCTCAGTATTGTTGCTGCTCACAGCAAAACCCGTTTTAGGGGCTTTACGACGAGCCAGCCGCCGCGCCGCTTTCGGCATCGAGCGCGACTTCGGCGCCTAG